Proteins co-encoded in one Vibrio fortis genomic window:
- a CDS encoding peptide-methionine (S)-S-oxide reductase encodes MEKIYLAGGCLWGVQEFIKYVPGVIETKAGRANGSSPTTQGDYDGYAECVEVEFDSTKLSVEALIQHLFEIIDPYSVNKQGNDVGEKYRTGIYSENPTHLEQAKHFISIREDANRIALEILPLTNFVPSDDVHQHHLSLHPENHHLCHIPWDLLHKYKNQ; translated from the coding sequence ATGGAAAAAATCTATTTGGCGGGTGGGTGCTTGTGGGGAGTGCAAGAGTTTATTAAGTACGTACCCGGAGTTATAGAGACCAAAGCAGGTCGCGCTAATGGCTCCAGCCCGACCACTCAAGGCGATTACGATGGTTATGCAGAATGTGTAGAAGTCGAGTTTGATTCTACCAAATTAAGCGTTGAAGCTCTTATTCAACATCTGTTCGAGATTATCGATCCGTACAGCGTCAACAAGCAGGGAAATGATGTCGGCGAGAAATACCGAACTGGTATCTATAGTGAAAATCCGACACACCTTGAACAAGCTAAGCATTTTATTTCGATTCGAGAGGATGCTAACCGAATCGCTTTAGAGATCTTGCCTCTGACAAACTTTGTCCCGAGCGACGACGTCCACCAACACCACCTATCACTCCACCCAGAGAATCACCACCTGTGTCACATCCCTTGGGATCTGCTACATAAATACAAGAATCAATAA
- a CDS encoding DMT family transporter, with amino-acid sequence MEWILFTVLAASSQAWRNAFQSRLSKTLNVSGVTLARFLWASPLALVYLFCLYQYQDAPMPTFTGYSYFFLAGASVMQIVATGLMVVLFKQRNFAIGAGLAKSEAPVSALLGMLFFGTSLTLLGWVGVAFGMVAVFLLSCANGVRSVSLKTASIGLACSTAFALTSLWIREASLSLNLPFPHSAAWVLFIVILTQTILLLTYLIIKDRETLKLMFTKPKLVIMTSIASFIGSLGWFSAMSLQAVPYVKTLGQIEVFFTMLISVFWLKEPVKNKDMLALFFIAIAAILVMWQ; translated from the coding sequence ATGGAATGGATACTCTTCACTGTACTTGCCGCTTCTAGCCAAGCATGGAGAAACGCTTTTCAAAGCCGCTTAAGCAAAACCTTAAATGTCTCGGGAGTAACCCTCGCGCGTTTTTTATGGGCAAGTCCACTCGCGCTAGTTTACTTGTTCTGCTTGTATCAATACCAAGATGCTCCAATGCCAACATTCACTGGGTATTCTTACTTCTTTCTCGCGGGTGCTTCAGTGATGCAAATCGTTGCCACTGGCTTGATGGTAGTGCTGTTTAAACAGCGTAACTTTGCGATTGGTGCTGGGCTAGCAAAAAGTGAAGCCCCTGTTTCTGCACTGTTGGGGATGCTATTTTTTGGTACTTCGTTAACACTGCTCGGCTGGGTTGGCGTCGCTTTTGGTATGGTCGCTGTATTTCTGCTTAGCTGTGCCAACGGTGTTCGCAGTGTATCTCTAAAGACGGCCTCAATCGGTTTGGCTTGTAGTACTGCTTTTGCTCTTACTTCCTTATGGATTCGTGAAGCCAGTTTGAGCCTAAACCTACCTTTCCCACACAGCGCAGCTTGGGTACTGTTTATTGTTATTCTGACTCAGACCATACTCTTGCTGACCTATCTGATCATTAAAGATCGCGAAACGTTGAAACTGATGTTCACTAAACCCAAGCTTGTAATCATGACCAGTATTGCTAGCTTTATCGGCTCTCTGGGGTGGTTTAGTGCAATGTCGCTACAAGCTGTTCCATACGTTAAAACACTGGGGCAAATCGAAGTGTTCTTTACCATGCTTATCTCGGTATTTTGGCTTAAAGAACCTGTGAAAAATAAAGATATGCTCGCCCTCTTCTTTATCGCGATCGCGGCTATTTTGGTAATGTGGCAGTAA